The following are encoded in a window of Roseimaritima ulvae genomic DNA:
- a CDS encoding alpha/beta hydrolase — translation MERVSCLPRRFTAWRPHTSLLLVCVSLVLSGCGGKEAAPEPAETVPAETTPAETAAVEDSAYVPAETIRVPADTARADAAAAPVDGLQMPIQTSAASQQAMSVRSEAMSVRSQAMAVRSESMAVRSEATTAAPQAMVAPQNARVPQMEVAAASASPAPQAMEPPMATLPAGTQVRPGDGFATVQVFYATDRQRGSLPLSAIEVTGQQQTVLLLAGCAVLLLLAAAVQGLRGRTTSAATAAMLAGLSGCAGVALLASGQTNIEKHGVTYGGDRGTLARGVCEVTVPNSHQRGQVERPSLLRFEIHEDQQKHIVLTSATELSEGDFMQRLSGTVAASPDQDMLVFIHGYNVDFESAVQRTAQIAIDLPFEGVPVCYSWPSQGSLVGYTIDENNVAWTVTHLQSFLLELAEESGAKSINVVAHSMGNRAMTAALQQLHWQRPEQSSPLFDRVVLAAPDVDADRFRRDLAPALLDIANQVTLYASSDDQALQASKQVHGYPRAGDGGDNIVVVPGVETIDVSGIDLSLLGHSYYGDNESMLRELYEVIRARLPAPQRNQLISRQSMAGIYWQLAQQPAAGNLR, via the coding sequence ATGGAACGCGTTTCCTGTTTGCCACGACGTTTTACAGCGTGGCGCCCCCACACGTCGCTGCTATTGGTGTGCGTGTCGTTGGTGTTGAGCGGCTGCGGCGGAAAGGAAGCGGCACCGGAGCCAGCCGAGACCGTTCCCGCCGAGACCACTCCCGCCGAGACGGCCGCTGTCGAGGATTCGGCTTACGTGCCCGCGGAGACGATTCGGGTGCCGGCTGATACGGCGCGTGCCGATGCGGCAGCGGCTCCCGTTGATGGCCTACAGATGCCCATCCAAACCAGTGCGGCTTCCCAGCAAGCGATGTCGGTTCGCAGTGAAGCCATGTCGGTCCGCAGCCAGGCGATGGCCGTCCGCAGTGAATCCATGGCCGTCCGCAGCGAAGCCACGACGGCAGCGCCGCAGGCGATGGTGGCTCCTCAGAACGCTCGCGTGCCTCAGATGGAGGTCGCCGCGGCGTCGGCGAGCCCGGCGCCGCAGGCGATGGAGCCCCCGATGGCAACTTTGCCGGCCGGCACGCAGGTCCGTCCCGGAGACGGCTTTGCCACCGTCCAGGTGTTTTACGCCACCGATCGACAACGCGGATCGCTGCCGCTGTCAGCCATCGAAGTCACCGGACAGCAGCAAACGGTCTTGCTGTTAGCCGGTTGTGCGGTTCTGTTACTGCTGGCCGCCGCGGTACAGGGGCTGCGGGGCCGGACCACGTCGGCGGCGACGGCCGCCATGTTGGCGGGGCTCAGCGGCTGTGCAGGTGTCGCGTTACTGGCCAGTGGACAAACCAATATCGAAAAGCATGGCGTCACCTATGGAGGCGACCGCGGCACGTTGGCCCGCGGGGTTTGCGAAGTCACGGTGCCCAATTCGCATCAACGAGGTCAGGTCGAACGGCCCAGTCTGCTGCGATTTGAAATTCATGAAGACCAGCAGAAGCACATCGTGCTGACCAGTGCCACGGAGTTGTCGGAGGGCGACTTTATGCAGCGGTTGTCCGGTACCGTGGCCGCTTCGCCCGACCAGGACATGCTGGTGTTTATCCATGGCTACAACGTGGACTTCGAATCGGCCGTGCAGCGGACTGCTCAAATCGCCATCGACCTGCCCTTTGAAGGCGTGCCCGTTTGTTACAGCTGGCCCAGTCAGGGATCGTTGGTCGGTTACACCATCGACGAAAACAATGTGGCTTGGACGGTCACCCATCTGCAATCGTTCTTGTTGGAATTAGCCGAAGAGAGCGGGGCGAAATCGATCAACGTGGTGGCTCACAGCATGGGCAATCGAGCCATGACGGCGGCGCTGCAACAGCTGCATTGGCAGCGTCCTGAGCAGTCGTCGCCGCTGTTCGACCGCGTGGTCTTGGCCGCGCCGGACGTGGACGCCGACCGCTTCCGCCGTGACCTGGCACCGGCTCTGTTGGACATCGCCAACCAAGTCACCCTATACGCTTCGTCGGATGACCAAGCGTTGCAGGCTTCGAAACAGGTTCACGGTTATCCGCGAGCCGGCGACGGTGGAGACAACATCGTGGTGGTCCCCGGCGTGGAAACGATCGATGTTAGCGGCATCGATCTGAGTTTGCTGGGGCACAGTTATTACGGTGACAACGAGTCGATGTTGCGGGAATTATACGAAGTCATCCGCGCCCGGCTGCCCGCCCCCCAGCGGAACCAGCTGATCAGCCGCCAAAGCATGGCCGGCATCTATTGGCAACTGGCACAGCAACCCGCCGCAGGAAACCTGCGGTAG
- a CDS encoding adenosine kinase — MYDVLGVGNALVDIQTQVSDKLVAQFGFDKGIMTLVDNERQLQVLGSLDHNTLYRCAGGSAANTIVAIAEFGGKSAYIGKVSNDEVGEFFLKDMRDNGVKIDVERSSEGPTGTCAVLITDDAQRTMLTNLGVSATLDVNDVDEAEIKRAKYVYVEGYLLTGESTKAAAMRAIEIAKQHGVKVAFTASDPFLVNMLRDELWELIKGPVDLLFCNEEEAKSLTGKESAEDCAQELHKHAENVAMTLGAEGSIVMHDGQTIRIPGVPCQAIDTTGAGDMYAGAFLYAITNGMTWQQAGTLASHAASRIVSQMGARLDQKFTPHEVEELIAV, encoded by the coding sequence ATGTACGACGTGTTGGGCGTAGGCAACGCACTGGTTGATATTCAAACCCAGGTCTCTGACAAACTGGTGGCCCAATTCGGGTTCGACAAGGGCATCATGACCCTGGTCGACAACGAGCGGCAACTGCAGGTGCTGGGCAGCTTGGACCATAATACATTGTACCGCTGCGCCGGCGGGTCGGCGGCCAACACGATCGTCGCCATTGCCGAATTCGGGGGCAAATCGGCTTATATCGGCAAAGTCAGCAACGATGAAGTGGGCGAGTTCTTCCTCAAGGACATGCGCGACAACGGCGTCAAAATCGACGTCGAGCGTTCCTCCGAGGGCCCCACGGGCACCTGTGCCGTGCTGATCACCGACGACGCCCAACGCACCATGCTGACCAACCTGGGCGTGTCGGCAACGCTTGACGTGAACGACGTCGACGAAGCCGAAATCAAACGCGCCAAGTACGTCTACGTCGAAGGCTATCTGCTGACCGGCGAATCGACCAAGGCCGCGGCCATGCGAGCGATCGAAATCGCCAAGCAACACGGCGTCAAAGTCGCCTTCACGGCCTCGGACCCGTTCCTGGTCAACATGCTGCGGGACGAGCTGTGGGAGCTGATCAAAGGCCCGGTCGACCTGCTGTTTTGCAACGAAGAAGAAGCCAAGAGCCTAACCGGCAAAGAGTCGGCCGAAGACTGTGCCCAGGAACTGCACAAGCACGCCGAAAACGTGGCCATGACGCTGGGCGCCGAAGGATCGATCGTGATGCACGATGGACAAACCATTCGAATTCCCGGGGTGCCCTGCCAAGCCATCGACACTACCGGCGCCGGCGACATGTACGCCGGAGCGTTTTTATACGCCATCACCAACGGGATGACCTGGCAGCAAGCCGGCACGTTGGCCTCGCACGCCGCCTCGCGGATCGTGTCGCAAATGGGCGCCCGACTGGACCAGAAGTTCACGCCCCACGAAGTCGAAGAGCTGATCGCCGTCTAG
- a CDS encoding BBP7 family outer membrane beta-barrel protein has protein sequence MLARSLFSLFALLIGSLVLVATASQASAQVRSKRQDRGVYQPPAVPAANDRSRTDADARRQADAGDQPIQQVGYESIDGPVLKEGEALPPGAYYDDGPYYEDAVYCDSYPGGGCDAGGCDGIDCRACRRCAAFSPWFGSAEVLLWWRRPQVLPALVTTSPDGTDSDLAGQLGEDDTSILFGADRYGKAMSAGGRFTLGKWLDPAQRFSLVGRFWLSGSENYGFSANSLDNPILARPFLNVTDDPDGENDAQLIAFTNELNGNVSVSGTSDMYGTDISFSQLCRQGLGGRIDLMYGYQYLRINEGLDIASETMVIGGTTFDIGSMITVRDQFDVVNEFHGGHVGFSGFHREGNWTLDGLVKFGFGNLSRRATLYGETMTASGGQTATDSNGLLVRSSNAGSYTDDTFAWVPELNLNVGYRWRPCVDLTVGYSLVVLTEALQPWRTIDSSLASDLSDDPSEPTANFTYGDHWAQGINFGIRWCY, from the coding sequence ATGCTAGCTAGATCGTTATTTTCCCTGTTCGCCTTACTGATCGGTTCGCTGGTGCTGGTCGCGACCGCTTCGCAAGCCTCTGCGCAGGTGCGGAGCAAGCGGCAGGACCGCGGTGTCTACCAACCGCCCGCAGTGCCTGCGGCGAACGATCGTTCGAGGACCGATGCGGACGCTCGCCGGCAAGCCGACGCCGGGGACCAGCCGATCCAGCAGGTGGGCTACGAATCGATCGATGGGCCGGTGTTGAAGGAAGGCGAAGCGTTGCCGCCGGGCGCGTACTATGATGACGGCCCCTATTATGAAGACGCTGTGTATTGCGATTCCTATCCCGGCGGTGGCTGCGACGCCGGCGGCTGTGACGGGATCGATTGCCGCGCCTGCCGACGGTGTGCGGCCTTCAGCCCTTGGTTCGGTTCGGCCGAAGTGCTGTTGTGGTGGCGTCGCCCGCAGGTCTTGCCGGCTTTGGTGACGACCAGCCCGGACGGCACGGACAGCGACTTGGCTGGCCAGTTGGGCGAAGACGACACGTCGATTTTGTTTGGCGCCGATCGCTATGGCAAAGCGATGTCCGCCGGAGGCCGGTTCACGCTGGGCAAATGGCTCGACCCCGCACAACGCTTTTCGCTGGTCGGCCGGTTTTGGCTGTCCGGTTCGGAAAACTACGGCTTCTCGGCCAACTCGCTGGACAACCCCATTCTGGCTCGCCCGTTCTTGAATGTCACCGACGACCCGGATGGCGAGAACGACGCCCAGTTGATCGCCTTTACCAACGAACTGAACGGCAACGTTTCGGTCAGCGGAACCAGTGACATGTATGGAACGGACATCTCGTTCAGCCAATTGTGCCGCCAGGGTCTGGGAGGCCGCATCGACTTGATGTACGGCTACCAATATTTACGGATCAACGAAGGCTTGGACATCGCCAGCGAAACGATGGTGATCGGCGGCACGACGTTCGACATCGGATCGATGATCACGGTTCGCGACCAGTTTGACGTGGTCAACGAGTTCCACGGCGGGCACGTGGGCTTCAGCGGTTTTCACCGCGAGGGCAATTGGACGTTGGACGGTCTGGTCAAGTTTGGATTTGGTAATCTATCGCGTCGAGCCACGTTGTATGGCGAGACGATGACGGCCAGCGGCGGGCAAACGGCAACCGACTCCAACGGTTTGCTGGTCCGCAGCAGCAACGCCGGCAGCTATACCGACGACACCTTTGCTTGGGTGCCCGAATTGAACTTGAACGTGGGCTACCGCTGGCGACCCTGTGTCGACCTGACGGTCGGCTACAGCTTGGTCGTGCTGACCGAAGCCTTGCAGCCATGGCGGACGATCGATTCGAGTTTGGCTTCGGACCTTAGTGACGACCCCAGCGAGCCCACGGCCAACTTTACCTATGGTGACCATTGGGCGCAGGGGATTAACTTTGGCATCCGTTGGTGCTACTAG
- a CDS encoding sulfatase family protein, protein MHRTLLFLALLGSLLPLIASAADSKPNFVIIFADDQGYGDLGCFGSKKIKTPNIDRMAKEGRRFTNFMVASPVCTPSRAALLTGCYPKRVGLHQHVLFPQSTKGLNPNEHTIADHLKAEGYATACFGKWHLGHHPETLPRQNGFDVYFGIPYSNDMNHPDNKGKPRVPSDQLWRNQASAVELWKTPLIENEKIVEVPVDQRTVTRRYTDRAIDFISEHKDEPFFVYLPHSMPHIPLYVPEDAYDPDPQNAYTCVIEHIDTEVGRLMDTIRQLDLADNTYVIYTSDNGPWLQFKNHGGSAGPLRAGKGTTFEGGQRVPCVMWGPGRIPAGSQCDELVASIDILPTIATLVGSPLPQDRKIDGMDMSHQLTGAPRPTRDEYLHYTSRGQIEGIRVGNWKLLVKNQRQRNAKQNTKLPTPEVLLFDLDADVGEQNNLAASHPDVVQKLQTRMLELDAEIEANARAPWKKP, encoded by the coding sequence ATGCATCGAACGCTTCTGTTTTTGGCTTTATTGGGTTCTCTGTTGCCGCTGATTGCCTCCGCTGCGGACTCCAAACCAAACTTCGTCATTATCTTTGCCGACGATCAGGGCTACGGCGATCTGGGCTGCTTTGGGTCCAAAAAGATTAAGACCCCCAATATCGACCGGATGGCGAAAGAAGGCCGGCGGTTTACCAATTTCATGGTCGCTTCCCCGGTTTGCACGCCGTCGCGCGCCGCCTTGTTGACCGGGTGTTATCCCAAGCGAGTTGGCCTGCACCAACACGTGCTGTTTCCGCAATCGACCAAGGGGCTGAACCCCAACGAACACACGATCGCCGATCATTTAAAAGCAGAAGGCTACGCCACCGCCTGCTTTGGCAAGTGGCATCTGGGCCATCATCCCGAAACGCTGCCTCGGCAAAACGGCTTTGATGTCTATTTTGGCATTCCCTATTCCAACGACATGAATCACCCCGACAACAAGGGCAAGCCCCGCGTGCCGTCGGACCAATTGTGGCGAAACCAAGCCAGCGCCGTGGAACTGTGGAAAACGCCGCTGATCGAAAACGAAAAAATCGTCGAAGTCCCCGTCGACCAACGCACCGTCACTCGGCGTTACACCGATCGAGCGATCGACTTTATCAGCGAACACAAAGACGAACCGTTCTTCGTCTACCTGCCGCACAGCATGCCGCACATCCCGCTGTACGTGCCCGAAGATGCGTATGATCCCGATCCACAAAATGCCTACACCTGCGTGATCGAACACATCGATACCGAAGTCGGACGGCTGATGGATACTATTCGCCAGCTGGACTTGGCCGACAACACTTACGTGATCTACACCTCGGACAACGGCCCTTGGTTGCAGTTCAAAAACCACGGCGGGTCGGCCGGCCCCCTGCGAGCCGGCAAGGGCACCACCTTCGAAGGCGGCCAACGCGTGCCCTGTGTAATGTGGGGCCCGGGACGTATTCCCGCCGGCAGCCAGTGCGACGAACTGGTGGCCTCCATCGATATCCTGCCCACGATCGCGACCCTGGTCGGCAGCCCGCTGCCGCAAGATCGCAAGATCGATGGAATGGATATGTCCCATCAACTGACCGGCGCCCCCCGGCCCACTCGCGATGAATACCTGCACTACACCTCGCGTGGCCAAATCGAAGGCATTCGGGTTGGCAACTGGAAACTGTTGGTCAAGAACCAGCGCCAACGGAACGCCAAGCAAAATACTAAGCTGCCCACTCCGGAGGTCTTGCTGTTCGATCTAGACGCCGATGTCGGCGAGCAAAACAATCTGGCCGCATCGCATCCCGACGTCGTGCAGAAGTTGCAAACCCGAATGCTGGAGCTGGACGCCGAAATCGAAGCCAACGCTCGGGCGCCTTGGAAGAAACCCTAG
- the ybeY gene encoding rRNA maturation RNase YbeY: MNDSSPARLQVEVHDTTGLSGALLQKLRDAIRAAAAHRGFTHGAIGLAVVDDPAIHKINLQHLQHDYPTDVISFCYEQNAPEIEGELVVSRDTAAREAKALGWAAEHELILYAVHGSLHICGLEDGTPEQRQAMRQAEQTVLQQLGIEDFQRFSPDADSQTSAQAPSQGCQS; the protein is encoded by the coding sequence GTGAACGACTCGTCACCCGCTCGCCTGCAAGTTGAAGTCCATGACACCACGGGGTTGTCTGGCGCTCTCCTCCAAAAATTACGTGATGCGATCCGCGCGGCCGCCGCACACCGCGGCTTCACCCACGGCGCCATCGGACTGGCGGTCGTCGATGACCCGGCCATTCACAAAATCAATCTGCAACATCTGCAGCATGACTACCCCACCGATGTGATCAGTTTTTGTTACGAACAAAATGCACCGGAGATTGAGGGGGAGTTGGTCGTCAGTCGCGATACCGCCGCGCGTGAAGCGAAAGCCTTGGGCTGGGCGGCGGAGCACGAATTGATCCTTTACGCGGTGCACGGCAGTTTACACATCTGCGGACTCGAAGACGGTACACCCGAGCAACGTCAGGCGATGCGGCAAGCCGAACAAACCGTGCTGCAGCAGTTGGGCATCGAAGACTTCCAACGCTTCAGCCCGGACGCCGATTCGCAGACGTCCGCGCAGGCTCCCTCGCAGGGTTGCCAATCATGA
- a CDS encoding HD family phosphohydrolase, with the protein MNGNPSKRTRSERAQSLGTQPPRLRQWLQDFLDLAIWTRLAIAATAALLMLVVCETWKPPFAYRTGFIPPRDMVARADFEVPDISGTQVAQERKRAEVVTYYRNDSQPLNQRRETLKNQLFLILDAASHEQMSPEQRKVFDDFWLGDETSDEESSPAAQFAALKSTLASDTGLTILDSAVKLAMAEMYTNGLLQVPTHKIDEGNQRVIYVYPVGRPEAAQQIEISAVRIAEAREKLASELDDSFRSKFSENSEQYQTAAKMVTHWLQEHLPETLVYDDKLSEKAREEAAQSVGAVMTPFRSGITPIASAGRPITQVQLDLLRTEWEVLTSRMSWSDRLLRMGAYAGMIVAIYLLCGSYVYFVDDRHLLNDPLKLSLLLGFMVLLVAFCHWTAREQWQATTIPLVIGSITATVVYGRELALLLLASVCLAVTLFNGSDLADLVTMAAAATSCILLLGRLRSRTRLLYLGVSVAAIVAATVVGVGIVTGQSLSAGNAGPGQEALIRSTLLGDLLDTLFAEAVWVGGCVIVSCLAMTGLLPVVERVFGVQTDLSLLELGDAGHPLLRQLAQRAPGTYNHSINVASIGEAAADAIGANGLLVRVGAYFHDIGKMFKPNYFIENQGQGPNQHDSLQPAMSTLVIIAHVKDGADLARTHHLPEPIIDFILQHHGTTLVEYFYREAAKRSEEDPNGEEVSDKDFRYPGPKPQTLEAAVMMLADTVESASRTLVDPTPARIKSLVDAIAMKKLSDGQFDECGLTLMQLDRIKQSLVKSLTAIYHARVKYPGQQSA; encoded by the coding sequence ATGAACGGCAATCCATCTAAACGCACACGTTCCGAACGCGCGCAGTCGCTGGGCACTCAACCGCCTCGACTGCGTCAATGGTTGCAGGATTTCCTGGACCTGGCGATCTGGACGCGGTTGGCCATCGCGGCCACGGCTGCCCTGCTGATGCTGGTGGTCTGTGAAACCTGGAAGCCTCCCTTCGCTTACCGCACGGGCTTTATCCCCCCACGCGACATGGTCGCTCGTGCCGACTTCGAGGTTCCCGACATCAGCGGCACCCAGGTGGCTCAGGAACGCAAGCGGGCCGAGGTGGTGACCTACTACCGCAACGATTCCCAGCCCCTGAACCAGCGCCGCGAAACGCTGAAAAACCAGTTGTTCCTGATTCTCGACGCGGCTTCCCATGAACAGATGTCTCCCGAACAGCGGAAGGTCTTCGACGATTTTTGGCTGGGCGACGAAACCTCCGACGAAGAATCTTCGCCGGCGGCTCAGTTCGCCGCGCTTAAATCCACCCTGGCCAGCGATACCGGGCTGACGATTTTGGATTCGGCCGTCAAATTGGCGATGGCCGAAATGTACACCAACGGTTTGCTGCAGGTCCCTACTCACAAAATTGATGAGGGCAACCAACGGGTGATCTATGTGTACCCGGTCGGTCGTCCTGAAGCGGCGCAGCAGATCGAAATCTCTGCCGTACGGATCGCCGAGGCGCGTGAGAAACTGGCTTCGGAACTGGACGACAGTTTTCGCTCCAAATTTTCGGAGAACAGTGAGCAGTACCAGACGGCTGCCAAGATGGTCACGCACTGGCTGCAAGAGCACCTGCCCGAAACGTTGGTCTACGACGACAAACTGAGCGAAAAAGCGCGCGAGGAAGCCGCCCAGTCGGTGGGCGCCGTGATGACGCCCTTCCGCAGCGGCATCACGCCGATCGCGTCGGCTGGCCGCCCGATCACGCAGGTTCAACTGGACCTGCTGCGAACCGAATGGGAGGTGCTGACCAGTCGGATGAGTTGGTCGGACCGTCTGTTGCGGATGGGCGCTTATGCGGGGATGATCGTCGCCATCTATCTGCTGTGCGGCTCGTACGTGTATTTCGTCGATGATCGCCACCTCCTGAACGATCCCCTCAAGCTGTCGCTGTTGCTAGGGTTCATGGTTTTGCTGGTCGCATTTTGCCACTGGACGGCGCGTGAGCAGTGGCAGGCGACCACCATCCCGCTGGTGATTGGCTCGATCACCGCGACGGTCGTCTACGGCCGCGAATTGGCGCTGCTGTTGCTGGCTTCGGTATGTCTGGCGGTGACCTTGTTCAACGGCAGCGATCTGGCTGATCTGGTCACCATGGCGGCGGCCGCGACCAGCTGTATTTTGCTGCTCGGACGACTCCGCAGCCGCACGCGACTGTTGTATCTGGGCGTTTCGGTAGCGGCCATTGTCGCCGCCACCGTGGTCGGCGTGGGTATCGTCACCGGTCAGTCGTTGTCGGCCGGCAACGCGGGCCCCGGTCAGGAAGCTCTGATCCGTTCCACGTTGCTGGGCGATTTGCTCGACACGTTGTTCGCCGAAGCGGTTTGGGTGGGGGGATGTGTGATCGTGTCCTGCTTGGCGATGACGGGCTTGTTGCCGGTGGTGGAACGGGTGTTTGGCGTGCAAACCGACCTCAGCCTGCTGGAACTGGGCGACGCCGGCCATCCGCTGTTGCGGCAACTAGCGCAGCGGGCACCGGGCACCTACAACCACTCCATTAACGTGGCCTCGATCGGCGAAGCGGCGGCGGACGCCATCGGAGCCAACGGCTTGCTGGTCCGCGTGGGCGCGTATTTCCATGACATCGGCAAGATGTTCAAGCCCAACTACTTCATCGAAAACCAAGGCCAGGGCCCCAACCAACACGATTCCTTGCAGCCGGCGATGAGCACGCTGGTGATCATCGCGCACGTCAAAGACGGCGCCGACCTGGCTCGCACCCATCACCTGCCCGAACCGATTATCGATTTTATCCTGCAGCATCACGGCACCACGCTGGTCGAATACTTCTATCGCGAAGCCGCCAAACGCAGCGAGGAAGATCCCAACGGCGAAGAGGTGTCCGACAAAGACTTCCGCTATCCGGGCCCCAAACCGCAAACGCTCGAAGCCGCCGTGATGATGCTGGCCGACACGGTGGAGAGCGCCAGCCGGACGTTGGTCGATCCCACGCCGGCCCGGATCAAAAGTCTGGTGGATGCGATCGCCATGAAAAAATTAAGCGACGGCCAATTCGATGAATGTGGTCTGACCCTGATGCAGCTCGATCGCATCAAACAAAGTCTCGTCAAGTCGCTGACGGCCATCTACCACGCCCGTGTTAAATATCCAGGACAACAATCCGCCTAA
- a CDS encoding hemolysin family protein — protein MTLVFLTLSFVGFLAGAAGGLGAELLDRFAGRSLEAYCRLRQRRERFGAVLDGYEKAMRASEYLRVIGTALFLICGTSALYSDGQTPSNLRLVSWAISAAGLMMLTHLWLPGAVTRFASSPLLFHTWPFWNALSIAMRPLSAPDELLSLLTRRLAGKQQHEDEEEEQLEDEIRTMVAAGTREGFFGPGVREMIQGVMDLDDDTVGHIMTPRSEVNAVEVNTPWPEVLRFVTECGRTRMPVYEGTLDRVVGVLYAKDLMEQLIEDGKPKTPLADLLRNAWSVPVDRTVEQLLREFLHCRSHMAIVVDEFHQTVGVVTIEDVLEEIVGEIVDESDEQEESGVVVIDEDTAETAGRVMVDDINELLGWELPESEDYETIAGYVLHHSGGIPEDGEQLEIGPIRVEILRATNRQIERLRLVRHTKHRREAV, from the coding sequence ATGACGCTGGTGTTCCTGACGCTGTCCTTCGTGGGCTTTCTGGCTGGCGCCGCCGGCGGATTGGGAGCCGAGTTGTTGGACCGCTTTGCCGGCCGTTCGCTAGAAGCTTACTGTCGGCTGCGACAACGCCGCGAACGCTTTGGCGCTGTGCTCGATGGATACGAAAAAGCCATGCGGGCCTCGGAATACCTCCGCGTGATCGGCACCGCTTTGTTTTTGATCTGTGGCACCTCGGCGCTGTACAGCGACGGTCAAACGCCCAGCAATCTGCGACTGGTGAGCTGGGCGATCAGTGCCGCGGGGCTGATGATGCTGACCCACCTGTGGCTGCCCGGCGCCGTGACCCGGTTTGCTTCCTCGCCGCTGTTGTTTCATACCTGGCCGTTTTGGAATGCGCTCTCGATCGCCATGCGGCCGCTGTCGGCGCCCGACGAATTGCTGTCCTTGCTGACTCGCCGCCTGGCCGGCAAACAACAACACGAAGACGAAGAAGAAGAACAGCTGGAAGACGAAATCCGCACGATGGTGGCCGCCGGAACGCGCGAAGGCTTTTTTGGCCCCGGCGTTCGGGAAATGATCCAGGGCGTGATGGACCTGGATGACGATACCGTGGGCCATATCATGACGCCGCGAAGCGAAGTCAACGCGGTGGAGGTCAACACGCCCTGGCCCGAAGTGTTGCGGTTCGTCACCGAATGTGGACGCACGCGGATGCCCGTCTACGAAGGCACCTTGGACCGAGTCGTCGGAGTGTTGTATGCCAAAGATTTGATGGAGCAGCTGATCGAGGACGGCAAACCCAAAACCCCGCTGGCCGATCTGCTGCGGAACGCTTGGAGCGTCCCGGTCGACCGCACCGTTGAGCAGTTGCTGCGCGAGTTCTTGCACTGCCGCAGCCACATGGCGATTGTGGTCGATGAGTTCCATCAGACCGTGGGTGTGGTCACCATCGAGGACGTGCTGGAAGAGATCGTCGGTGAAATTGTGGACGAATCCGACGAGCAGGAAGAGTCGGGCGTGGTGGTCATCGATGAAGACACCGCCGAAACGGCTGGCCGCGTGATGGTGGACGACATCAACGAACTGTTGGGATGGGAGCTGCCCGAGAGCGAGGATTATGAAACCATCGCCGGCTACGTGCTGCATCACAGCGGCGGCATTCCCGAGGACGGCGAGCAACTGGAGATCGGTCCGATCCGGGTGGAAATCCTCAGAGCCACCAACCGCCAAATCGAACGCCTCCGCTTAGTCCGCCACACCAAGCATCGCCGCGAAGCCGTCTAG
- a CDS encoding PhoH family protein translates to MTEATLPGTQPDELLNIFGPRDQNLKMLRRIFDVSITHRDSRIRVRGESEDVKKAIRVLEQLRSLAQRRGMLSIEDIEAVAAGETAPPVIRAMPGGSGASSPLRTTQGEIDIQHVGRRVKPRTRGQAAYIDAIRKHDLTFCIGPAGTGKTFLAVATAVEALKSQQVRKIVLVRPAVEAGESLGFLPGDLRAKLNPYLRPLLDALSEMIDFDQTRNLMELDVIEVIPLAYMRGRTLNNAFIILDEAQNTTVAQMKMFLTRMGEGSRMVVSGDITQLDLPRGVTSGLSDALKRLSHLSSIGVVKLGSTDIVRHRLVQKIVNAYEEHESKS, encoded by the coding sequence ATGACAGAAGCTACCCTGCCGGGCACCCAGCCCGATGAACTGTTGAACATCTTTGGTCCTCGGGATCAGAATCTGAAGATGTTGCGGCGGATATTCGACGTTTCGATCACGCACCGTGACAGTCGGATTCGCGTTCGTGGCGAATCGGAGGACGTCAAAAAGGCGATCCGCGTGCTCGAGCAATTGCGGAGCCTGGCGCAGCGTCGAGGCATGTTATCGATCGAAGACATCGAGGCGGTGGCCGCGGGCGAGACGGCTCCGCCGGTGATTCGGGCGATGCCGGGCGGCAGCGGGGCGTCCAGTCCGCTGCGGACGACGCAGGGCGAGATCGACATTCAGCACGTCGGCCGGCGGGTCAAACCGCGAACCCGTGGCCAAGCGGCTTATATCGACGCGATTCGCAAGCACGATCTGACGTTTTGCATCGGGCCGGCCGGTACGGGCAAGACGTTTTTGGCGGTCGCCACGGCGGTGGAAGCCCTCAAAAGCCAGCAGGTTCGCAAAATTGTTTTGGTGCGTCCGGCGGTCGAAGCGGGCGAAAGTCTGGGATTTTTGCCAGGCGACCTGCGGGCCAAACTGAACCCTTACCTGCGGCCCCTGTTGGACGCGCTGAGCGAAATGATCGATTTCGACCAGACACGCAATCTGATGGAATTGGACGTAATCGAAGTCATTCCGTTGGCTTATATGCGAGGCCGCACCCTGAACAACGCGTTTATTATTTTGGATGAAGCCCAAAATACGACCGTGGCGCAGATGAAAATGTTCCTGACCCGGATGGGAGAGGGCAGCCGGATGGTCGTTTCGGGCGACATTACCCAGTTGGATTTGCCACGGGGGGTGACCAGCGGGCTATCCGATGCGTTAAAACGATTATCACACCTCAGTTCGATAGGCGTGGTAAAACTGGGCAGTACTGATATTGTACGTCATCGGCTGGTGCAGAAAATCGTCAACGCGTACGAGGAACACGAGAGCAAATCTTAG